The window AGGCTTCATTTGTTTGCTGTACCCTTATTTGAAATCGCGGGTCTCTAATTTAAAGGCATATCAGTTTGTTCTATTATGGACACTTGCTTCTTTGTTACTTCTTTCCATCATTCCTACTAAAAAATCTAGGTATTTACTGCCCGTATTGATTCCGCTAGCCATGACTATAGGTTTCTATATGGAATATTTATTCTTGTACTTTAAAACAACAACAAGGCGGTGGGAGACCTGGCCAGTCTATTTTAATTATGGATTGATTGCCACTATCGGGATCGCGTTTCCAATAGGAGCTTTTTTATATCTAGGACCCCAGTTGGAGGGACATTATGTGTCCTATATTCTCACCTCAATTGCGCTGGTCTGTGTAGGAGTCTTTTTATTTATACAACTTAGAAAAAAGAACTTTGCCAAAGTCTTTTACGGTACCATCTCCTTTATATTATTCACTGTAGCTCTAGGCTTCCCGTTAGCGAACGCATTATTGGGAAACCCTGAATATGAAACCTTTTCCGAACTTAAAAAATCCAGCCTACCGATCTTGACCTTAGACAATCTGACGCCAGAACTCGTGTGGGAATATGGAGAAATCACTAAGCACACCAGCATGAGTGAATTGCGTCAACAACAGCAGTTGGACTCGATTATGGTATTAACTACTTTTGAAAAAGACAAAACCCGTCTGGATTCATTGAGGTCTGATTATAGTGTAGAATGGAAGGGCACCGTAGACCTCAACCCTTTAGACAGCACTAGAAGTTCTTACAAAGACCGATTAAAAAGCGATTATTATTTGTTATCAAGGAATTAACACGATCTACATTACCATATTTCATTATTCTAGGTTGATACTTAGGAATGCCACTCTTATTGCAAGAGTGAACAGCCTAAAAACTTTTCTGCTCAGGGAGCATAAATAATTGATTATCAGAAAGATCTTACAACTATTTTAAGGAGCAAACCCAATTAAGTTCACGAACTTAAATCATTGTAAGGCATCGCAGCGTATAATATTCGCCTGAGCAATACAGTGATTTGAATCTATCCCTTCACAAGTATTTCCAGAAGATGAAATATCAGTAAAATTGTAAGGTGGTGTCCATATTAAGAGATGAAAAACTAGATTTATGAAATTTGAAAACGCCTCAGAGTGGCTACTTTTTGACCTTTCTACAGCTGCTATTATTGCACTTAGTGTAATGATCATATTTAGCACGTTGATAGTTATTACTAGAATTTCTGGACTGCGCACGTTTGCTAAAATGACCAGCTTTGACTTTGCTACAACCATTGCGATTGGAAGTATCCTTGCGACCATATCTATTGATCCTAAGGTATCGATTACTAATGGTGCAGTGGCCTTAGTTTCCATTATTGCCTTTCAGGTGATTTTTGCGTTGATACAGCGTAAATCAGAAGTCTTCAGAAAAACAGCTACCAACAAGCCTGTTTTATTAATGACGAATGGAAAAATTTTAGAGGATAATCTAGCGAACACCAATTTACATAGGTCTGAATTGATCGCAAAATTGAGAGAAGCAAATGTGTTGAAATTCGAAGATGTTAAAGCTGTAGTACTTGAAAGTACAGGAGACGTTAGCGTACTTCACGGGAGCAAAGATGTGACATTGGAAAGTCGCTTGCTGGACTTCTTAGAACCCTCTAAAAGTAAAAAAGAGTAGTAATGCTATAATCAATGAAAGGCGGTAAGTAGCTAGTCCCTTTTAAACCATTGACACTATCAAAATTTATTCTAGAATAACAACCGTATTCCAAGTCATGTATCAAGGGCTTACCTGATATCAAAGTCGAAAGAAAAAGAATAAGATTAGGTTAGACAATCTAGCAAGTATTACAAAACAAAACCCCATCAGTACGACTAATGGAGTTTTCATTGCAATCAAAAGATCGTATTACCAGGTTTTCTCTAATGAGTTTACCTTAGTCAATGCACTTTGAATATTATCTCGGTGCTTCGTCAGTACGCTTTTTGTAGAAGGTGGTAAGCTCGTCTCATTGATGATTTCATTATACTCTTCAACAGCGGTCTTTTCTCCACGAATCGCCTCTTCCAAGATGCTTTCTTCATTGTCACTGGAAAAAGTGGACTTAATGTTCATCCACATGCGGTGAGCATCTCCTGCCACACTTGTTCCTTTGTCTGGCTCCTGCCCGAAACTCTTTAATTCCGCTTTCAATTCATGACCGAAATTATAACGCTCCTGCGCCTGCTGTCCGAAAAAACTTTTCAACTGTGCATTTTTAACATTGTCTGCGGCGGCTTTATAACCAGCTTCTGCATCATAGTTTTTTTCTAATAACGCATTTAATTTTTTTCCTACTTCATCTGTATAGCTCATGATAATTAATTTAAAATTAGATCACTAAATTAGATTTAAGTAGGCTGTTTCTTACACCAATTAATACGGCTTTGGCTATGTTTTAGGTTGGATTTAACGATGTAAGATTTCTTTCAGCTAGTTGTTTATCTATCCTTAAAGCCAAAAGTAAATCAACAAGTAATAGTCAAAGTCCAGTTCGTGTAGACTGATTTCACTAGCTTTAAGCTATAGATATTAAAACAACAACTAAAATTACTCTATGAACCTCTCCTATTGGGAATGGAAGTCCTGGCTCACTGATGTAGATTTCACCATCATCGGTAGTGGTATCGTAGGGCTCAATACAGCACTACATTTAAGAGATCGATTCCCGAATTCTAAAATTTTAGTTTTAGAGAAGGGGATTCTACCGCAAGGAGCCAGCACTAAGAATGCAGGTTTTGCGTGTTTTGGCAGTTTGAGCGAGCTCATAGATGACTTAGTTCACCACAGTGAAAATGAGGTTATTGAATTAGTACAGCAACGCATCGACGGCCTCAACCTGCTACACTCTACACTGGGAGATGACGCCATGGATTATCAAGAATTAGGTGGCTACGAATTGTTTTTAGAGTCCGATCCCCAACTATATGAGACCTGCAGGGATCAAGTGAATTTAATTAATGAGCTCCTAAAACCTATTTGTAAGAAACCTGTGTTTTCCTTTATCGACAACAGTCTCGCTTTTAAAAACATAAAAAGTCAATACAGCTTTAATCCTTTTGAAGGCCAAATTGACACAGGCAAAATGATGGAATCTCTATTGCGCCTAGTGCAAAGCAAAAACATCAATATTTTAAATAATATAACTGTAGAGAAACTCTCTCAAGGCGCTAATAAAGTTCACATAGCTACCAATCATTTCGAACTTACGACTTCTCATGTTTTTGTGGCGACTAATGGGTTTGCCTCGCAACTCTTAGAGGAGTCTGTCAAACCAGCTAGAGCTCAAGTCCTAATTACAAAGCCTATAAAAGACCTGCATATTAAAGGAACCTTCCATTTAGACCGTGGGTATTATTACTTTAGGAATATTGATGATAGAGTATTACTAGGTGGAGGCAGGAACTTAGACTTCAAAGCAGAGGAAACTATTGAATTTACACAATCGAGATTGATTCAAGATAAATTAGAAGACCTATTAAAAACCACCATCTTACCTGACACTTATTTTGAAATAGACCACCGCTGGTCAGGAATTATGGGAATAGGAAACTCTAAAAAACCTATTGTTAAACAGCTGGATGCTAATATTTACTGTGGCGTACGCCTGGGCGGCATGGGTGTGGCCATAGGAAGTACGATAGGCAAAGACCTGGCCTATCTGTTAGAGTAAGCAAAAAGATACACTAAAAATGAAAGCCCAACTTTCAAAAGGAAATTGGGCTTTTTGCTTGCAGAAAGGAAGGATTAACTCACATTGATCCCATTTACAACACCTTGAAAATAAAGCCTCATATCGCTAACGCGATCTCTTTGCTTTTTCCATTTCTTAGACCTT of the Nonlabens marinus S1-08 genome contains:
- a CDS encoding DUF421 domain-containing protein — translated: MKFENASEWLLFDLSTAAIIALSVMIIFSTLIVITRISGLRTFAKMTSFDFATTIAIGSILATISIDPKVSITNGAVALVSIIAFQVIFALIQRKSEVFRKTATNKPVLLMTNGKILEDNLANTNLHRSELIAKLREANVLKFEDVKAVVLESTGDVSVLHGSKDVTLESRLLDFLEPSKSKKE
- a CDS encoding ferritin-like domain-containing protein; translated protein: MSYTDEVGKKLNALLEKNYDAEAGYKAAADNVKNAQLKSFFGQQAQERYNFGHELKAELKSFGQEPDKGTSVAGDAHRMWMNIKSTFSSDNEESILEEAIRGEKTAVEEYNEIINETSLPPSTKSVLTKHRDNIQSALTKVNSLEKTW
- a CDS encoding NAD(P)/FAD-dependent oxidoreductase gives rise to the protein MNLSYWEWKSWLTDVDFTIIGSGIVGLNTALHLRDRFPNSKILVLEKGILPQGASTKNAGFACFGSLSELIDDLVHHSENEVIELVQQRIDGLNLLHSTLGDDAMDYQELGGYELFLESDPQLYETCRDQVNLINELLKPICKKPVFSFIDNSLAFKNIKSQYSFNPFEGQIDTGKMMESLLRLVQSKNINILNNITVEKLSQGANKVHIATNHFELTTSHVFVATNGFASQLLEESVKPARAQVLITKPIKDLHIKGTFHLDRGYYYFRNIDDRVLLGGGRNLDFKAEETIEFTQSRLIQDKLEDLLKTTILPDTYFEIDHRWSGIMGIGNSKKPIVKQLDANIYCGVRLGGMGVAIGSTIGKDLAYLLE